Proteins encoded together in one Hymenobacter monticola window:
- a CDS encoding glycine-rich protein produces MLKLYAARCYTLALLLAAPLATLAQTGGVRVGTPGAPDPSAVLDLRPDAASAPKGLLPPRLTLAQRDAIRNPAAGLTVFNTTTGALNVWNGAGWVASLTDQSDTGPVEFSYTGSSQTYTVPAGITRLLVDMAGATGGMGSGLSGFGGRVQATLAVVPGEVLTINVGKPGSISVGSGGVVYTGGEATDIRRGGSGLTDRVLVAGGGGGGGSAGYGGHGGGLIGGSGGFVGGGGGTQTAPGAGGTGAFSPGAAGSGALGAPATSSTGGGGGGGYYGGGSGAINSLLSSGGGGGGSSYAGAGTSNVVHTQGYQAGYGYVRLRNADTPAPVLDARNFVNLSSDNLGNHTATQNLNLGTNQLVGNGGSGLSISNSGTVTTAGAIVAGGNVQLGTNQLTGNGSVNVGNNLNLGANQLVGNGGTQGLRVASTGAVTLAAGLSLPIRTVNQVAGSYQSVVLTDADHTVRSGTPQGVGGGILFGFFLPDPAGRTGRVYVLLNYGSTNARLYTATPANSLDATLVYDDASGSVTQVPRASRLTVQSNGSIWLVLSR; encoded by the coding sequence ATGCTGAAACTCTACGCCGCCCGTTGCTATACCCTGGCCTTGCTACTGGCTGCTCCACTGGCTACGCTGGCCCAAACCGGCGGCGTGCGCGTGGGCACGCCCGGCGCGCCCGACCCCTCGGCCGTGCTCGACCTGCGCCCCGACGCCGCCAGCGCCCCCAAGGGCCTGCTGCCCCCGCGCCTGACCTTGGCCCAACGCGACGCCATTCGCAACCCGGCCGCCGGCCTCACCGTCTTCAACACCACTACCGGCGCGCTGAACGTGTGGAACGGCGCTGGCTGGGTGGCCAGCCTTACGGACCAGAGCGATACCGGACCGGTCGAATTCAGTTATACCGGCAGTTCGCAAACCTACACCGTGCCGGCGGGTATCACGCGCCTGCTCGTTGATATGGCAGGGGCTACCGGCGGCATGGGTTCGGGGCTGTCCGGGTTCGGAGGCCGGGTGCAAGCCACCCTGGCCGTGGTGCCGGGAGAGGTGCTCACCATCAACGTCGGGAAACCCGGCAGCATATCTGTCGGGTCCGGCGGCGTTGTTTATACCGGTGGAGAAGCCACCGATATCCGGCGCGGCGGCAGTGGCCTGACCGACCGGGTGTTGGTAGCGGGTGGCGGCGGGGGCGGCGGCAGCGCCGGCTACGGCGGCCACGGCGGGGGCCTCATCGGGGGCAGTGGCGGATTTGTCGGCGGTGGGGGCGGCACCCAAACGGCCCCCGGTGCCGGCGGCACGGGCGCCTTCAGTCCCGGCGCGGCGGGCAGCGGCGCGTTGGGTGCGCCGGCTACTTCCTCAACGGGCGGTGGCGGCGGCGGCGGCTACTACGGCGGGGGCAGCGGCGCCATCAACAGCTTGTTGTCGAGCGGCGGCGGCGGCGGGGGCTCATCATACGCCGGCGCGGGCACCAGCAACGTGGTACACACCCAGGGCTACCAAGCCGGTTATGGCTACGTGCGCCTGCGCAACGCCGACACACCGGCCCCGGTGCTCGACGCCCGCAACTTCGTGAACCTGTCCAGCGACAACCTGGGCAACCACACCGCCACCCAAAACCTGAACCTGGGCACCAACCAGCTGGTGGGCAACGGCGGCAGCGGCCTAAGCATCAGCAATTCCGGCACCGTGACGACGGCCGGAGCCATTGTGGCCGGCGGCAACGTGCAGCTGGGCACCAACCAATTGACGGGCAACGGCAGCGTGAACGTGGGCAATAACCTAAACCTTGGGGCGAACCAACTGGTGGGCAATGGCGGTACCCAGGGCCTGCGCGTGGCCAGCACCGGGGCCGTGACCTTGGCCGCGGGCCTGAGCCTGCCCATCCGCACCGTCAACCAAGTGGCTGGCAGCTACCAGAGCGTTGTCCTCACCGACGCCGACCACACCGTGCGTTCGGGCACGCCGCAGGGCGTGGGTGGCGGCATCCTGTTTGGCTTCTTCCTGCCGGACCCAGCCGGACGCACGGGCCGGGTGTACGTGCTGCTTAACTACGGCAGCACCAACGCCCGGCTCTACACCGCCACCCCGGCCAACAGCCTCGACGCCACGCTGGTGTATGACGACGCCTCCGGCAGCGTGACCCAGGTGCCGCGCGCCTCGCGCCTCACCGTGCAAAGCAACGGCTCCATATGGCTGGTGCTGAGCCGCTAG
- the rfbD gene encoding dTDP-4-dehydrorhamnose reductase yields MGSVLVFGASGQLGQCLAYVAQARGTAGLVFLPEAQANILHLEGLAGLFAQHQPAYVINCAAYTAVDKAEDELDLARKINCDGVGNLARLCGEYGTVLIQISTDFVFAGTGNQPLTETDETAPISAYGLTKLEGEQVIPSLTERYFTLRTSWLYSEFAGNFVKTMQKLGRERDELRVIWDQVGTPTYAIDLAGVILGIIESGSTAYGLYHYSNEGLTSWYDFATAIFELSGIAVKTTPIRTSEYPTKATRPPFSVMDKTKIKATLGVAIPHWRESLKVCVERLAAVQ; encoded by the coding sequence ATGGGTAGCGTATTGGTTTTTGGGGCCTCGGGCCAGTTGGGGCAATGTTTGGCGTACGTAGCGCAGGCGCGCGGCACGGCCGGCCTGGTGTTCTTGCCCGAAGCGCAGGCCAACATTCTCCACCTCGAAGGGCTGGCCGGCCTCTTTGCTCAGCACCAGCCGGCCTACGTAATCAACTGCGCCGCCTACACGGCGGTGGATAAGGCCGAGGATGAGCTGGACCTAGCCCGCAAAATCAACTGCGACGGGGTGGGAAACCTGGCCCGGCTCTGCGGCGAGTACGGCACGGTGCTCATCCAGATTTCGACCGATTTCGTGTTTGCCGGCACCGGCAACCAGCCCCTCACCGAAACCGACGAGACCGCGCCCATCAGCGCCTACGGCCTCACCAAGCTCGAAGGAGAACAGGTAATTCCGAGTCTGACCGAGCGGTATTTCACCTTGCGCACCAGTTGGCTATACTCCGAATTTGCGGGCAACTTCGTGAAAACCATGCAGAAGCTGGGCCGTGAGCGCGACGAGCTGCGCGTTATCTGGGACCAGGTGGGGACGCCCACCTACGCCATCGATTTGGCCGGGGTGATTCTGGGAATTATTGAAAGCGGCAGCACCGCCTACGGCCTCTACCACTACAGCAACGAAGGCCTGACGTCGTGGTACGACTTCGCCACGGCCATCTTCGAGCTGAGCGGTATTGCGGTGAAAACGACGCCCATCCGCACCAGCGAATACCCCACTAAAGCCACGCGCCCGCCGTTTTCGGTGATGGACAAAACCAAAATCAAAGCTACGCTGGGCGTGGCCATCCCACACTGGCGCGAAAGCCTGAAAGTCTGCGTAGAGCGGTTGGCCGCCGTGCAGTAG
- a CDS encoding T9SS type A sorting domain-containing protein — translation MRPILTLALALPALAATAQTLTSDGATITVQSGATLYVAGGLKNNSGSNLTNEGTVQLTGDLLNAASLSGTGLLRFSGSADQTLTTAAGTSLGRLEAANTGSAGSNRVLVANDLTVTNQLTLTSGLVRTAPAATITLPDGASLSPETTGKYVQGNLRAVRTAVSGSAAVIFPNSATLTPNGLNLGTVTMTRTAGLQTADLSYGQNLGGAPKGIDRVWTVAATGAQPTDGNPVNVALSWLPEDDNGFALGSNAQLWRAGSAAGPWARQGAPGSAASRSFAADVTQLGALTISNISAPLPVELTRFTAEPQVADALLRWTTASEKNNDHFDVEASADGQSFRRIATVTGHGSTTQPQNYQLVDKAIARYAADPVYYRLRQVDTDGTASYSPVRQVRVTAPMSFAAEAWPQPFGAAGTTLTLRTATAGPATLVLHDATGRLVLSRTLGLNAGTTDLPMAELGPLATGVYVLRLSQGAQHAQLKLVRE, via the coding sequence ATGAGACCAATTCTTACCCTAGCGCTTGCGCTCCCGGCGTTGGCCGCCACGGCCCAGACGCTCACCAGTGACGGGGCCACCATTACCGTGCAGTCCGGGGCTACGCTCTACGTGGCCGGGGGCCTAAAAAACAACAGCGGCAGCAACCTCACCAACGAGGGCACCGTGCAGCTTACCGGCGACCTCCTCAACGCGGCCAGCCTGAGCGGCACGGGGCTGCTGCGTTTTAGCGGCAGTGCCGACCAAACCCTGACCACGGCCGCCGGCACCAGCCTGGGCAGGCTGGAAGCGGCCAATACCGGCAGCGCGGGCAGCAACCGCGTGCTCGTGGCAAACGACTTGACCGTAACCAATCAGCTCACGCTCACATCCGGGCTGGTGCGCACCGCTCCCGCAGCCACCATTACCCTGCCCGACGGCGCCTCGCTCAGCCCCGAGACGACCGGCAAGTACGTGCAAGGCAACCTGCGCGCCGTGCGCACCGCCGTGAGCGGCAGCGCGGCCGTGATTTTCCCCAACAGTGCCACTCTCACTCCCAACGGCTTGAACCTGGGCACCGTGACCATGACGCGCACCGCCGGCCTGCAAACCGCCGACCTGAGCTACGGCCAGAACCTAGGCGGTGCTCCCAAAGGCATCGACCGGGTGTGGACCGTGGCCGCCACCGGCGCTCAGCCCACCGATGGCAACCCGGTGAACGTGGCCTTGAGTTGGTTGCCCGAAGACGACAACGGCTTTGCCCTGGGCTCCAACGCCCAGCTATGGCGCGCAGGCTCGGCGGCCGGGCCGTGGGCCCGGCAGGGTGCGCCCGGCAGTGCCGCCAGCCGCAGCTTCGCAGCCGATGTAACGCAGCTTGGTGCCCTCACCATCAGCAACATCAGCGCTCCGCTGCCGGTGGAACTGACGCGCTTCACAGCCGAGCCGCAGGTTGCCGACGCGTTGCTGCGCTGGACCACGGCCTCGGAGAAAAACAACGACCATTTCGACGTGGAAGCCAGCGCCGACGGCCAGAGCTTCCGCCGCATTGCCACGGTGACCGGCCACGGCAGCACCACCCAGCCGCAGAACTACCAGTTGGTTGATAAAGCCATTGCCCGCTACGCGGCCGACCCGGTGTACTACCGCCTCCGCCAGGTCGACACGGACGGCACAGCCAGCTATTCGCCGGTGCGCCAAGTACGCGTGACGGCCCCCATGAGCTTCGCGGCTGAAGCCTGGCCCCAGCCTTTCGGCGCGGCCGGCACCACGCTCACCCTGCGCACCGCCACGGCCGGCCCGGCCACGCTGGTGCTGCACGACGCCACGGGTCGCCTGGTCCTCTCCCGCACCCTTGGCCTGAATGCTGGCACCACCGACTTACCCATGGCTGAGCTTGGCCCACTGGCTACCGGCGTGTACGTGCTGCGCTTGAGCCAGGGTGCCCAGCACGCGCAGCTAAAGCTGGTGCGGGAGTAG
- a CDS encoding alpha/beta fold hydrolase, whose translation MPYALEHHHVPTNGLRLHVVQCGPEAGPLVVLLHGFPEFWYAWRHQIEVLAEAGYRVWAPDQRGYNLSDKPRRVRDYVIDELAADIIGLIDAAGRETAAVIGHDWGAAVAWHLAAHYPGRISRVAILNVPHPRVLGRALLRRPGQLLKSWYVFFFQLPWLPEMLVKRRRWRFARWALRGTSRPGTFGDDDLALYEAAWAQPSAVRSMLNWYRAAVRFGSRLGKTGRVSVPVCII comes from the coding sequence ATGCCCTACGCCCTCGAACACCACCATGTGCCCACCAACGGCCTGCGCCTGCATGTGGTGCAGTGCGGCCCTGAGGCTGGCCCGCTGGTGGTTTTATTGCACGGCTTCCCGGAGTTCTGGTACGCCTGGCGCCACCAGATAGAGGTGCTGGCCGAGGCGGGCTACCGCGTGTGGGCTCCAGACCAGCGCGGCTACAACTTAAGCGACAAGCCGCGCCGGGTGCGCGATTACGTCATTGACGAGTTGGCGGCGGACATCATTGGGCTTATTGATGCCGCCGGGCGCGAAACGGCCGCAGTCATTGGACACGACTGGGGCGCGGCCGTGGCTTGGCACCTGGCCGCGCACTACCCCGGCCGTATCAGCCGGGTGGCTATCCTGAACGTGCCGCACCCGCGCGTGCTGGGTCGGGCCCTGCTGCGTCGGCCGGGCCAGTTGCTGAAAAGCTGGTACGTTTTCTTCTTTCAGCTGCCGTGGCTGCCCGAGATGCTGGTGAAAAGGCGCCGCTGGCGGTTTGCCCGGTGGGCCCTGCGAGGCACCAGCCGTCCGGGCACCTTTGGCGACGACGATTTGGCTTTGTACGAAGCGGCCTGGGCGCAGCCCAGCGCCGTGCGCAGTATGCTGAACTGGTACCGGGCCGCCGTGCGGTTTGGCAGCCGGCTGGGCAAAACGGGCCGGGTGTCAGTACCCGTCTGCATTATCTAG
- a CDS encoding response regulator transcription factor — MPAPIPLLLIEDEAVLALDLRATLQAEGYAVVGIAPNGPRALELFEQHPEIAGVLCDIHLQGPWNGIETARRLLALRPVPLIYLTALSDQATLDQALTTGPAAYLPKPVSTASLRAALALALHSIARPAPAAPPTAALPEPTADALTRDTILQLDDHVFIKDSHQFVRIPLADILLLEADNTYTALRTPTRRYALRLTLGAVLERLHFAQLVRVHRSFAVNIQRIESFSETEATVAGQTVPLGRQYREAFLKQFLFR; from the coding sequence ATGCCCGCCCCCATTCCGCTCCTGCTCATCGAAGACGAAGCCGTGCTGGCCCTCGACCTTCGCGCCACTCTGCAAGCCGAGGGCTACGCCGTGGTGGGCATCGCCCCCAACGGACCCCGCGCCCTGGAGCTGTTTGAGCAGCACCCCGAAATCGCGGGCGTGCTGTGCGATATTCACCTGCAAGGCCCCTGGAACGGCATCGAGACTGCCCGGCGCCTGCTGGCCCTGCGCCCGGTGCCGCTCATCTACCTCACTGCCCTTTCCGACCAGGCCACCCTCGACCAGGCCCTTACCACCGGCCCTGCTGCCTACCTGCCCAAACCCGTGAGCACGGCCAGCCTGCGGGCGGCTCTGGCGCTGGCGTTGCACAGCATCGCCCGACCCGCGCCCGCCGCCCCACCCACGGCCGCCCTGCCCGAGCCCACGGCCGATGCCCTCACCCGCGACACCATTCTGCAGCTCGACGACCACGTGTTCATCAAGGACAGCCACCAGTTTGTCCGCATCCCGCTGGCCGACATTCTGTTGCTCGAAGCCGACAACACCTACACCGCCCTGCGCACGCCCACCCGCCGCTACGCCCTGCGCCTCACCCTGGGCGCGGTGCTTGAGCGGCTGCACTTTGCCCAGCTTGTGCGGGTGCACCGCTCCTTTGCCGTCAACATCCAGCGCATCGAGAGCTTCTCCGAAACCGAGGCCACCGTGGCCGGCCAAACCGTGCCGCTGGGCCGGCAATACCGCGAGGCGTTTCTGAAGCAATTCTTGTTTCGCTAA
- a CDS encoding MFS transporter produces MSDTSFNSSASVTTASPRSAPVLSSALVWLMALTCGLVVANIYYNQPLLAAIGRTFHLSDSSASLAATATQIGYTTGMLFVVPLGDMLERKRLMLIMLLGATACLALAAWAPSFGVLAAASVLIGICSAVPQLLLPMAAHLAPEADRGRIVGRIMSGLLIGILASRTVSGYVGAHLGWRAMFEIAAGLMLALLALLAWRLPQDRPHFEGSYGALMKSILTLTREQVALRRAALVGGLLFAAFSVFWTTLAFFLEGPAYRYGSDVAGFFGVIGAVGALAAPLAGKAADTRGPDFAIGVGIMLALAAYLLLGLTGYHLAGLVLGVILLDVGVQSAHISNQTKIFSLVPEARSRLNTVYMTGYFTGGSLGSIAGGLAWTHGGWPGVCLLGAAFAGAAYLVSRFYGQSR; encoded by the coding sequence GTGTCCGATACTTCCTTCAATTCTTCCGCGTCGGTTACCACTGCCTCCCCCCGCTCCGCCCCCGTCCTCAGCAGCGCCCTGGTCTGGCTCATGGCCCTCACCTGCGGGCTTGTGGTGGCCAACATCTACTACAACCAGCCGCTGCTGGCCGCCATTGGCCGCACCTTTCACCTGAGCGACAGCAGCGCCAGCCTGGCCGCCACCGCCACCCAGATTGGCTACACCACGGGCATGCTCTTCGTGGTACCGCTGGGCGACATGCTGGAGCGCAAGCGCCTGATGCTGATTATGCTGCTTGGGGCCACGGCCTGCCTGGCGCTGGCGGCCTGGGCGCCCAGCTTTGGGGTGCTGGCGGCGGCCAGCGTGCTCATCGGCATCTGCTCGGCGGTGCCGCAGCTGCTGCTGCCCATGGCCGCCCACCTGGCGCCCGAGGCCGACCGTGGCCGCATTGTGGGCCGCATCATGAGCGGCCTGCTCATTGGCATCCTGGCCTCGCGCACCGTGAGCGGCTACGTGGGCGCTCACCTGGGCTGGCGGGCCATGTTCGAAATCGCGGCCGGGCTGATGCTGGCCCTGCTGGCCTTGCTGGCTTGGCGCCTGCCCCAGGACCGGCCCCACTTTGAAGGCTCCTACGGCGCGCTCATGAAATCCATCCTGACCCTCACGCGCGAGCAGGTGGCCCTGCGCCGCGCAGCGCTGGTGGGCGGGCTGCTGTTTGCCGCCTTCAGCGTGTTCTGGACCACACTGGCCTTTTTTCTGGAAGGCCCCGCCTACCGCTACGGCTCCGATGTGGCCGGCTTTTTTGGGGTGATTGGGGCAGTGGGGGCACTGGCCGCGCCGCTGGCCGGCAAAGCCGCCGACACGCGCGGGCCGGACTTCGCCATCGGCGTGGGCATTATGCTGGCGCTAGCGGCTTACTTGCTACTGGGCCTCACCGGCTACCACCTGGCCGGGCTGGTGCTGGGCGTCATTTTGCTGGATGTGGGCGTGCAGTCGGCCCACATTTCCAACCAAACCAAGATTTTCTCGCTGGTACCCGAGGCCCGCAGCCGCCTCAACACCGTGTACATGACCGGCTACTTCACGGGCGGCTCGTTGGGCTCCATCGCCGGTGGCCTGGCCTGGACGCACGGCGGCTGGCCCGGCGTGTGCCTGCTGGGTGCCGCCTTCGCGGGCGCCGCGTATTTGGTGAGTCGGTTTTATGGGCAGAGCCGCTAG
- a CDS encoding TIGR03915 family putative DNA repair protein — protein sequence MANIRPLRRPSAAPAARNGAPRRPAPVLSAPARDYTYDGTFEGLLTVLFTIYDSKAAPNSIQPEAAVQGGLFAAPAPTDTNEALAARVWEGLLKSMDQEARTRLYHVFLSEDADREMLIFRYVDLALRSAQDIAENYANADVRRVQRLAQMMFREKHRMEAFVRFEKTQDELFHATIEPDMDVLPLIAAHFTKRYADQRWLIYDRRRHYGLYYDLTRTDVVQFENPVGAKSSDISATVLDEREPLFRLLWQSYFDHVNIPERKNLKLHRRHMPLRYWRYLSEKQPREQRFVPIDNKRPPGDANLRLEKE from the coding sequence ATGGCCAATATTCGTCCTCTGCGCCGGCCTTCGGCGGCACCTGCGGCCCGCAACGGTGCGCCGCGTCGGCCGGCCCCGGTGCTCAGCGCGCCTGCCCGCGACTACACCTACGACGGCACGTTTGAGGGCCTGCTCACGGTGCTATTCACCATTTACGACAGCAAGGCCGCGCCCAACAGCATCCAGCCGGAGGCGGCGGTGCAGGGTGGGCTGTTTGCCGCGCCTGCGCCCACCGATACCAATGAAGCTCTGGCCGCCCGCGTGTGGGAAGGCCTGCTGAAAAGCATGGACCAGGAGGCCCGCACGCGCCTCTACCACGTGTTTCTGAGTGAGGATGCTGACCGCGAGATGCTGATTTTTCGCTACGTGGATTTGGCTTTGCGCTCGGCCCAGGACATTGCCGAGAACTACGCTAACGCCGACGTGCGCCGCGTGCAGCGCTTGGCCCAGATGATGTTTCGCGAAAAGCACCGCATGGAGGCCTTCGTGCGCTTCGAAAAAACGCAGGACGAGCTGTTCCACGCCACCATCGAGCCCGACATGGACGTATTGCCGCTCATTGCCGCGCACTTCACCAAGCGCTATGCCGACCAGCGCTGGTTGATATACGACCGCCGCCGCCACTACGGCCTCTACTACGACCTGACCCGCACCGACGTGGTGCAGTTTGAAAACCCAGTCGGCGCGAAATCAAGCGACATTTCGGCCACGGTGCTCGACGAGCGGGAGCCACTGTTCCGGCTGCTGTGGCAGTCGTATTTCGACCACGTGAACATTCCGGAACGCAAAAACCTGAAGCTGCACCGCCGCCACATGCCGCTGCGCTACTGGCGCTACCTGAGCGAAAAGCAGCCCCGGGAGCAGCGTTTCGTGCCCATCGACAACAAACGCCCGCCCGGCGACGCTAACTTGCGGCTCGAAAAAGAGTAA
- a CDS encoding putative DNA modification/repair radical SAM protein: MNERIQEKLSILADAAKYDASCSSSGAKRKNENKGLGNAEGMGICHSYTEDGRCVSLLKILLTNHCIFDCAYCVSRRSNDVKRAAFTVDEVVDLTINFYRRNYIEGLFLSSGIFSSPDYTMERLVRIVKKLRTEHKFNGYIHVKTIPGASEELIQEAGLYADRLSVNIELPSELALTQLAPEKNYQEILTPMSQIRDGIIQNKEEKALFKKVPNFATAGQTTQLIVGASAETDLQIIKLTDSLYQGYGLKRVYYSGYIPVTDDARLPQVTQPPVIREHRLYQTDWLMRFYGFQADEILDPAHPHLDLEIDPKLAWALRNRHVFPVDVNTADFEMILRIPGVGARSAKKIVAARRFARLNMETLRQLGVVLKRAKYFLTCDGEHQPLIGELTEQQVRRQILFGAGSVRSALVTQQLDLFAQAS, encoded by the coding sequence ATGAACGAGCGCATTCAAGAGAAACTAAGCATATTAGCTGATGCCGCGAAGTACGATGCTTCGTGCAGCAGCAGCGGTGCCAAGCGCAAAAACGAGAACAAAGGCCTGGGCAATGCCGAAGGCATGGGCATATGCCACAGCTACACCGAGGACGGCCGCTGCGTGAGTCTGCTCAAAATTTTGCTCACCAACCACTGCATCTTCGACTGCGCCTACTGCGTGTCGCGCCGCTCCAACGACGTGAAGCGCGCCGCCTTCACGGTGGACGAAGTGGTGGACCTGACCATCAACTTCTACCGCCGCAACTACATCGAAGGGCTGTTTCTGAGCTCCGGCATTTTTTCCAGCCCTGACTATACGATGGAGCGCCTCGTGCGCATCGTGAAGAAGCTGCGCACCGAGCACAAGTTCAACGGCTACATCCACGTCAAAACCATTCCGGGCGCTTCGGAAGAGCTAATTCAGGAGGCCGGCCTCTACGCTGACCGCCTCAGCGTGAACATCGAGCTGCCCTCGGAGCTGGCCCTCACGCAGCTGGCGCCGGAGAAGAACTACCAGGAGATTCTGACCCCGATGAGTCAGATTCGGGACGGTATCATTCAGAATAAAGAGGAAAAGGCGCTGTTCAAAAAGGTGCCAAACTTCGCCACCGCCGGCCAGACCACCCAGCTCATCGTGGGCGCCAGCGCCGAGACGGACCTGCAAATCATCAAGCTCACCGACTCCCTCTACCAGGGCTACGGGCTGAAGCGCGTGTATTACTCCGGCTATATCCCCGTGACCGACGACGCCCGCTTGCCCCAGGTGACGCAGCCGCCCGTCATCCGGGAGCACCGGCTGTACCAAACCGACTGGCTGATGCGCTTCTATGGCTTTCAGGCCGATGAAATCCTGGACCCCGCGCACCCGCACCTCGACCTCGAAATTGACCCCAAGCTTGCCTGGGCCCTGCGCAACCGCCACGTGTTTCCGGTGGACGTGAACACGGCCGACTTTGAGATGATACTGCGCATTCCCGGCGTGGGGGCCCGCTCGGCTAAGAAAATTGTGGCCGCCCGCCGCTTCGCCCGCCTCAACATGGAAACGCTGCGCCAGTTGGGCGTGGTGCTCAAGCGGGCCAAATACTTCCTCACCTGCGACGGCGAGCATCAGCCCCTCATCGGCGAGCTGACCGAGCAGCAAGTGCGCCGCCAGATTCTGTTTGGGGCCGGCTCGGTGCGCTCGGCCCTCGTCACTCAGCAACTCGACTTATTTGCCCAAGCTTCTTAA
- a CDS encoding sensor histidine kinase, translating to MNWTDKRRALPRRMGLLLELLLGLLLGLLAGPRTGRAASSPPLDTATVRRQLVLVRGLLSRSKDSALVLSRQLLRASQHLRFPYGMAQSSLMLATALRNAGEFDSSFYYGRRAQALFEAQHRPEGVAWVYCLNAQTYKRMGDAQGVAVLSRKGLEQARAALVLGRRGPYPAAMVSALISQGIIYRDLKQPDSARACYEEGMRIELRDRPVPSALGVLYANYGQLLSENDHNLPAAIGYFRRALAQHRVVRSRNGQEHAYRQLSWAYRQQGRFAQAVALADSSLALARLIGDPHRLTNSLETAYTVYRDAGRYRDALALMDERRQLDNDIYRLEKTQAVARIEAAYRLEKQQARIGALALANDRKQSLLLGSALGLLVLAGLLGFGAWQYRAQRRANALLRATNLTIVDNNHRIEEQAARLRLLLRELHHRVKNNLAIVSSLLNLQSGSLTDPVAARAVREGRQRVEAMGLVHQCLYQTEDVVSVDIQPYLTALVDNLLSAYGFDDDRFDLVLELDLPAVEVDRAVPLGLIFNELATNALKHAYAHVARPLLRLHLSGPAGGLLLEVEDNGPGRPPGFESSGSFGTQLVVALSQQIGGEAIMSNQPGAYFRLWVPGAGATPTPAVAEAARVL from the coding sequence ATGAATTGGACAGATAAGCGCCGGGCGCTGCCGCGGAGAATGGGGCTGTTGCTGGAGCTGTTGCTGGGGCTGTTGCTGGGGCTACTGGCCGGGCCGCGGACTGGTCGCGCCGCTAGTTCTCCGCCCCTCGACACGGCCACCGTACGCCGGCAGCTCGTGCTGGTGCGGGGCCTGCTCTCGCGCAGCAAAGATTCGGCTCTCGTGCTCAGCCGGCAGCTGCTGCGCGCCAGCCAGCACCTACGCTTTCCCTACGGCATGGCGCAAAGCAGCCTGATGCTGGCCACTGCCCTGCGCAACGCCGGCGAGTTCGATTCAAGCTTTTACTACGGCCGGCGGGCGCAGGCCCTATTCGAGGCCCAGCACCGGCCCGAGGGCGTGGCTTGGGTGTATTGCCTCAACGCCCAGACCTACAAGCGCATGGGCGACGCCCAGGGCGTGGCCGTGCTCTCGCGCAAGGGCCTGGAGCAGGCCCGGGCGGCGCTGGTGCTGGGCCGGCGCGGCCCGTACCCGGCCGCGATGGTGTCGGCGCTGATAAGCCAGGGCATCATTTACCGCGACCTGAAACAGCCCGACTCGGCCCGCGCCTGCTACGAGGAAGGCATGCGCATAGAGCTGCGCGACCGGCCCGTGCCCTCGGCGCTGGGCGTGCTGTATGCCAACTACGGGCAGCTGCTGTCGGAAAATGACCACAACCTGCCGGCGGCCATCGGCTACTTCCGGCGGGCGCTGGCCCAGCACCGCGTTGTGCGCAGCCGCAACGGCCAGGAGCACGCCTACCGCCAGCTCAGCTGGGCCTATCGCCAGCAGGGACGGTTTGCCCAGGCCGTGGCATTGGCCGACAGCAGCCTGGCCCTGGCCCGCCTCATCGGCGACCCGCACCGCCTCACCAACTCGCTCGAAACCGCCTACACGGTTTACCGCGACGCTGGCCGCTACCGCGACGCCTTGGCCCTAATGGACGAGCGCCGCCAACTCGACAACGACATCTACCGCCTGGAGAAAACCCAGGCCGTGGCCCGCATCGAGGCCGCCTACCGCCTTGAAAAGCAGCAGGCCCGCATTGGCGCCCTGGCCCTGGCCAATGACCGCAAACAAAGCCTGCTGCTGGGCTCGGCGCTGGGCCTGCTGGTGCTGGCCGGGCTGTTGGGCTTTGGCGCGTGGCAGTACCGCGCCCAGCGGCGGGCCAATGCCCTGCTGCGCGCCACCAACCTCACCATCGTCGACAACAACCACCGCATCGAGGAGCAAGCCGCCCGCCTGCGGCTGCTGCTGCGCGAGCTGCACCACCGCGTGAAAAACAACCTGGCCATCGTGAGCAGCCTGCTCAACCTGCAGTCGGGCAGCCTCACCGACCCCGTGGCGGCCCGCGCCGTGCGCGAAGGCCGGCAGCGCGTAGAAGCCATGGGCCTGGTGCATCAGTGCCTCTACCAGACCGAGGACGTGGTGAGCGTCGATATTCAGCCCTACCTTACGGCCCTGGTCGACAACCTGTTGTCTGCCTATGGCTTTGATGACGACAGGTTCGACCTGGTGCTGGAGCTGGACCTGCCGGCCGTGGAGGTGGACCGGGCCGTGCCGCTGGGGCTCATTTTCAACGAGCTGGCGACCAACGCCCTCAAACACGCCTATGCCCACGTGGCCCGCCCGCTGCTGCGCCTGCACCTGAGCGGCCCGGCCGGCGGCCTGCTGCTGGAAGTGGAAGACAACGGCCCCGGCCGCCCGCCGGGTTTCGAGAGCAGCGGTTCCTTCGGCACCCAGCTCGTGGTGGCCCTGAGCCAGCAGATTGGTGGCGAGGCCATTATGAGCAACCAACCGGGCGCTTACTTCCGGCTGTGGGTGCCCGGCGCAGGGGCCACGCCAACCCCGGCTGTGGCCGAAGCAGCCCGGGTACTGTAG